Proteins from a genomic interval of Onychostoma macrolepis isolate SWU-2019 chromosome 17, ASM1243209v1, whole genome shotgun sequence:
- the b3gnt2b gene encoding N-acetyllactosaminide beta-1,3-N-acetylglucosaminyltransferase 2 has translation MQGPRRKVKLMVMMTMVFIFIVVEVSRNAGKGDGNKNKQMVPTKRFWAKDLPSVGHWNRRQQQLNYINNRNLEKLNLTIDKLPDWLNDTVSLDSCEPDFRMTTQVKDYNSLPDRFKDFLLYMRCRSYPIVVDQPNICKDPPFLLLAIKSLVPHFDRRQAIRESWGKAGRLANRTVVTVFLLGNAATEDHFPDLSKMLLHESAIHGDILQWDYRDTFFNLTIKEVLFLEWLNTRCPGVSYVFKGDDDVFVNTIRIIDYLSNLSHAKAKELFVGDVITNAGPHRDKKVKYFIPESMFVGTYPAYAGGGGYLFSGQLVPKLHNVSRLVPLYPIDDVYTGMCLKKLGLAPEKHKGFRTFDIEEKYRSNACAYKSLMLVHPRSPQHMIKIWAWLNDPALNCQ, from the coding sequence ATGCAGGGACCTCGGAGGAAGGTGAAGCTCATGGTGATGATGACAATGGTGTTCATCTTCATCGTGGTGGAGGTCTCTCGCAATGCTGGGAAGGGCGACGGCAACAAAAATAAGCAGATGGTTCCCACGAAGCGTTTCTGGGCAAAAGATCTCCCCAGTGTCGGCCACTGGAATCGCCGGCAGCAACAGCTGAACTACATCAACAATCGCAACCTAGAAAAACTCAACTTAACAATTGATAAGCTTCCAGACTGGCTAAACGACACAGTCAGTCTGGACTCCTGTGAGCCGGACTTCAGGATGACCACCCAAGTCAAGGATTACAACTCGCTACCTGATCGCTTCAAGGACTTTCTGCTTTACATGCGCTGCAGGTCCTATCCCATCGTGGTGGATCAGCCAAACATATGCAAAGACCCACCATTTCTCCTCCTAGCTATTAAATCTTTAGTCCCACACTTTGATCGACGTCAGGCCATCCGTGAGTCTTGGGGAAAAGCTGGCCGCCTTGCAAACAGAACGGTTGTTACGGTGTTTCTTCTTGGAAATGCAGCCACTGAGGACCACTTTCCTGATCTCTCAAAGATGCTTCTCCATGAGAGCGCCATACATGGAGATATTCTTCAATGGGACTATAGGGACACCTTCTTCAACCTCACCATCAAGGAAGTGCTTTTCCTGGAATGGCTGAACACCCGCTGTCCTGGAGTCAGTTACGTCTTCAAGGGCGATGACGATGTTTTTGTTAACACCATCCGCATTATAGACTATCTAAGCAATCTTTCTCATGCCAAAGCCAAGGAACTGTTTGTAGGAGATGTGATTACCAACGCTGGTCCACACCGGGACAAAAAGGTCAAGTATTTTATCCCCGAAAGCATGTTCGTTGGAACGTACCCTGCTTATGCGGGTGGGGGTGGTTATTTGTTCTCGGGACAGCTGGTCCCGAAACTTCACAACGTCTCGAGGTTGGTGCCTCTCTACCCCATTGATGATGTCTACACAGGTATGTGCCTTAAGAAACTGGGCCTTGCTCCTGAGAAGCACAAAGGCTTCAGGACCTTTGATATCGAGGAGAAATATCGCAGTAATGCCTGTGCCTATAAGAGCCTGATGCTGGTCCATCCCAGAAGTCCTCAACATATGATTAAAATCTGGGCCTGGCTGAATGACCCAGCCTTGAACTGTCAGTGA